The nucleotide sequence GTCTCATGAGAGACGATCGTCATTACTCAAATAATTACCTTCTTACCAACCAAACTTGGCTTCAGATTTCTTCACTTCTGCGAGGAACTCATCAACGATCTCATCGCCAACCTCACCTCTGAGCCAATCATAGGTAGGAGCAGCTGCTTCCTTGAAGAGTTCAAGTTCCTCAGCTGTCGGTACATATACTTCCATGGTGTTCTTGACTGCTTCAAAGTCAAGGACGCGGGAAGCAAGGGCCTCAGATGCACGGTCTGCAGTCTGTGCGTGATAGGCAGCAATCTCGATGATGTGCTGATACTCAGCAGGCAGTGAATTCCAGAAATCGGAGTTGATCAAGACAAAGTTCTCACTCCAGGTGTGACCATCAAGGGTGATGTACTTCTGTACCTCGTTCCACTTATTGGCTGCAATGTTCCAGATAGGGTTCTCCTGTCCATCAACAACACCAGTCTGACAAGCGGTGTAGATCTCTCCGGAAGCAAGAGGAGTTGCGGCAGCACCCATTGCTTCAACCATCTTCACGTAGATGGGGCTCTGCATAACACGGAACTTCAAGCCCTTCATGTCAGCAGGTGTGCGGATTGGACGCACGTTGTTGGTGAAGTGACGGGTACCATTCTGGCCAACAGAAAGCATCTTAAGGCCACTGATTTCTTCAAGCTCAGCTGTCATCTCTTTCCAGAGATCACTGGTGTCAAAGAAATCCCATGCAATCTCATCACTCTTGAATACGTACGGGAGGAAGATAACCTGGGTTTCAGGCATCAGGGAAGAGATTGTACCAGTAGTGGTTACCATCTCAATACCGCCGCTCATTGCCATCTCCATGGTGGCTTTGGTATCGCCAAGAGCATTACCAGGATAGAGCTCAACTGCGACCTTACCATTCGAGTTCGACTCTACGATACTCTTGAAGACCAGGCCATAGGCGTGCTCTGGGAGCGGGGTCTTCGAGATGTTTGGCCAGGTGGCTGCATCATAGTAAGCAAAGCGAATCGTGTAGTCAGGGTCTACTGTTCTGACCTCTTTTTTCACAGACACTGCAATTTTCTCTTCAGCAGCGGGAGCCGCAGAAGTTGCAGTAGTAGAAGAGGTCTGAGCAGTAGTAGCGGCAGGCATGGTCCCTGCGGTGCTTGCTGCGGCAGTTGCCTTCTTTTCACAACCAATGAACAAGAAGGAAACAATCATGACGAGTAAAAATACAGTCATCATTTTTTTCATAATTTTAGAATCTCCTTTTAGGAATCAAGCAATAGACTTATCTTACAAGTGAAATATGCATCTGTAAAGAAAAATCTATACTTTTTTTCACATATGTATATAATTCATTATTATTATATGATTTATACTATCTTTAACAGTCATTAATTTTATATTTATCGATAAATTTTACTTGCATAATATTCGAATAACTTGTATTATAAGTTTAAAGTGAGGTAGAAAAAAAATGAGATCTGGAGATAATAAAGGACAGTCCTTACGGGTACAAATATTTGAGAAACTAAAGAACAGGATTGAGGCAGGGACCTGGGAGGTTGGGAGTAAGTTTCCTTCGGAAAACCAACTCTGTAATGAGTATAATGTAAGTAGAGTTACCATCCGCGCAGCCATCCAGCAACTTGAAGCTGTCGGTCTGGTACAGACCCATCAGGGAGGGAGAACCGTTGTAGTTCGCACCCATGTCAGGGGAGCAGTCTCTGTCCTGAATCCACTGCAAATTTCCAATCATGAAATTAATATTGTGAAGGTACTCGAATATCGTATGGTTGTTGAGAAAGGTACCATCGGCCTCGCTGTACAACACATCACCGAGGATGATCTCATCGCTTTGGAAGAGATCTTCAACATGATGCTCGTCCACCATGATGACATCAAGAAATTCTCTCAGGCTGACTATCTCTTTCATAGGAAAATTGCTGAATCATCCAAGAATGAGATTCTCATTCAGGCTAACCAAGGCATAGAGGAGGTACTCTCTTCCACAATGGACACCATTGTCAGCCTGCTTGGATGTGCGATTGGTATTAGATACCACCGCCTCCTTCTTGCTGCTCTTCGCGTTCACGACAAAGCGACCTGCGAGCAGCTCATGGAAGAGCACCTGCAAGCCACCATCGATGGAATCAAAAACTTTCTAGAAATCTCCAAAGACCCTAAAGAAGACGAGGGAGAATAAATGAGATTCACTCAGTTTTCTGTTTATGCTTACCAAGAAAAAGCAGCACCAGAAATATGATCAAGATGACCACGAAGATGGCCAGCATTCCTTGTCCCATCAATGTGAGGGATTTTGAAAAGATTGACTGCATATGCCTCCTCCTACAACAATCCTGGGACCAAGCCCAGGATGACACCGCCGGCGATGACCGACGCAATCTGCCCAGCGACATTTGCCCCAACGGCATGCATCAACAGATGGTTCTGCGGATCTGCTTGCTGACCAAGCCGCTGAATGACCCTTGCGGACATGGGGAAGGCAGAAATACCGGCAGCTCCAACCATTGGGTTAACCTTCTGCTTCACAAACAAGTTCAAGATCTTGGCGAAGACAACACCGGCGATGGTATCAAAGATGAAGGCAAGCAAACCGAGGCCCATGATCATGATGGTCTGGATTGTAACAAACGATTCAGCTTTCATCGTAGATGCAATCGTGATACCGAGCAACAGCGTAATCAGGTTTACCAAGACGGTTTGCGCAGCGGTAGAGAGCGTATCCAGAACGGTACACTCCCTGATCAGGTTACCGAACATCAGCATCCCTACCAAGGAAACAGAAGCAGGGGCTACGTAACCTGCCACCACGGTGACGATGATCGGGAAAAGAATCTTAGCACGCTTGGATACTGAACGGGGATTGTAAGGCATCTTGATCATTCGTTCATTCTTGGTGGTCACCAGCTTGATGGCAAACGGCTGTATGATCGGAACCATGGCCATATAGGAATACGCTGCAATGGCGATCGGGCCTACATACTTGCTCCCAAGCACCTGTGATACAAGGATTGATGTTGGTCCATCAGCAGCCCCTATGATACCAATCGAGGCTGCATCAATAAGGTTGAAACCAAGCAAGGTAGCCACGCTGATGGTGGCGAAGATTCCCCACTGGGCAGCAGCCCCAAAGAGGATCAGCTTCGGATTGGCCAAGAGAGGACCGAAGTCGATCATCGCCCCGATACCGATGAACAGCAGTAGGGGTAATGCCTCTGCCGACTCTATCCCCAGCTCAAAAAGCCAGTCAAGAATACCCGGCACCTCCCCAATTCCTTCCATCATCTGCGTGATGGCTCCAGAGAACGGCAAGTTGACCAGGATGGCACCAAAGCCCATGGGAAGCAAGAGCGAGGGCTCAAGTTTCTTTGCAATCGCAAGATAAATAAGAAGACCTCCCACACCAAACATCACCAGTTGCTTCCAGGTGGTGTTAAGAAGTCCTTCCAGCAAGAAGTCCATAGAGAACCTCCGGGAAAAAGAATAGGGGGAGAAGTTGACTTCGCACAATGGCAATGAAGCTCCCCCAACGTTGTTAATCATAGAGGGCTTATGGGTCGAGGTCAAATAATAATTCTGGAAGATTTGAATTGCTGTTTATACAATAAACCATACATATGTATTGCAACCAAATTTCTCTCCTTCTATAGTACGGACATGTACACTCCAATGTTGTTAACAAACAAAGATATACCTGCGATACGTGCCTACATAGCAGAAGAGAAAGAGATGAACCTCTTCATTGAAGGAGATATCGAACAGTACGGATTGGAGACTGAGACAGTCTCCATCTGGGCTTTTGGTGAAGATTGGGATTGCCTCCTGCTTAGGTACTACTCCAATTTCATCATCTCCAGCAACAAGGACCAGTTTGATGTACAAGCCGTGGCCTATTTCCTGCAAGACCAGGAGATCCAATGCATCAGTGCAAAGGAAACCATTCTCGAGCAATTGGCCCCCTACTACCCTACTCTTCCCTTTCAAGGTACTTATCTGTGTCGGCTGGAGAAAGAACATTCCAAGAAGATAAAAACTGGAACGGAAGATATACGCAAACTTGATTCAAGTCACAGTCAAGATATCGTGGACCTCTACAAACTGATAGAGGAATTTGCGAAGCCCTACATCGAGCATGAGGAAGAGAAGCTCGCGCAAACAAGGGAAAACTATGAAAATGGCTGCGAAGGATATGGGATTTTCAAAGATGACATATTGGTATGCACCGCCTATACCACCGCTAAGACAAGCAGTGGAGCCATGATCATTGGTGTGGCGACACATCCTGCCTACCGCAAAAGAGGCTATGCGTCCATGGTGATGAATCATATCTGTGAGCAGGGGTTTAAAAACGGGCTCTCATTCCTCTGTCTTTTCTACGACAACCCTGCCGCCGGGGCAATATACCACAGGATTGGCTTTGAAACCATTGGCAGGTGGGCCATGATGAAATTCTAGGTTCGTACCATAATATCACCGGTTTACGGTTGCATGCCGACCACAATGACTTAGAATAGTAATGAGGAGAAGCATACAATGAAAGCACTGGTACTGGAAGAAAAAGGACGACTGAGCGTACGTGATTTTCCCATTGAAGAACACATGGGCCCCCATGATGTCACCGTAGAGGTAAAAGCCTGCGGTATCTGTGGTAGTGACGTACACTACTATACAGAAGGAGCGATTGGAGACTTCGTCGTCAAGGAACCCATGATACTTGGCCATGAGGCGGCCGGAATCGTGGTTGCCAAGGGAGAGCATGTCACCAACCTGGAGATAGGGGATCTGGTCTGTATGGAGCCAGGGGTTCCAAACCTGCAAGCGAAACAAGTATTGGAAGGCAACTATCACCTTGACCCGGATATCTCTTTCTGGGCTACCCCACCCATTCATGGTTGCTTGCGTGAGCAGGTCGTACATCCATCCCGTTTCTGTTTCAAGCTACCCAAGGGCGTCAGTGTACAGGAAGGAGCCATGATGGAACCACTGGCAACAGGTATTGAGGCTGCAAAAAAAGCCCAGGTAACACCTGGTGACACTGCCCTGGTAGTGGGAGCAGGAACCATTGGTATCATGGTTGCAATCTCCTGCCTTGCTGCCGGATGCTCCAAGGTCTTCATCAGCGACGTAAAAGAAGAGAAGCTAGCCATCGCAGCTTCCTATAAGAATATCATTCCCATCAATGTGGCAAACCAGGATTTACAGGCAACCATCCTGGCTGAAACAAACAACGAAGGGGTAGATCGCCTCTTTGAAGCCTCGGGCAGCCCAAGGGTCTACCCTTCTTTCTTCCGTTGTGCCAAGCGCGGTGCTACAGTGGTACTGGTAGGTATGATGAACGGCACCGTTCCCCTTGATGTTTCCTTACTGCAGGTTCGTGGCCTTCGTATTGAGACACTTTTTCGTTACACGAACACCTTTGACAGGGCAGTAGCCTTGGTGGCAAATGGTTCTATCGATGTCAAACCTCTCATCTCCAAGGTATTCCCCTTTGAAAAGGCAATAGAAGCCTATGAGTATGCAGCCAAGGGGCATCAGGATGTAGTGAAGGTGATGATTGAGTTGTAGCCAAATCAGGATGCACTGTCTGTTATACAATCGGATAGGAGGAGCTAGGGAACACCCCCTAGCTTCCGTCCTTCCACACCACCCGGCATACGGTTCCGTACCGGGCGGTTCCGAAATTACTTACATCACTCGGTGTAATTTCCCATACATATCACTGAAAAAGAGATATCCGTGTGCTCGTAGCACATCCACACTTAACCACCGTGACACTTTCCAATATCCAGACAGGGCCCAGGTTCCTTGCCTCGCATCGGCTACACTGAGTGCTTCCTCATGTTTTACGCCCTGTTGTCTGAAAAGCCGGTATCTTGACCGTACTCTCCAATTCGCTTTGAGAATCACTGCCCGAATCTTGTGTCTAATCCATTCATCAAGCTGTAACAGTCTCTGCTTAGCGTTTGCCAGTCGGAAATAGTTCACCCATCCTCTCACAAGGTATGCAAGTCGCATCTTCCTGAATTCGTACGACCACCCGTTGTTCTTGTTCAGAATCTCTTTCAGTTTCGTTCTCAGTTTCTTCCAGCTTTGAGGATGGACTTTCAGTTTCACCTCTCCACTACTGTAGAATCCGTAGCCAAGGAATTTTATGTCGTTGGTAATTCTACGAACGACGGTCTTTTCCCTGTTCACTTTCAGCTTCAGTTTCTTCTCAAGAAATTTCGTGGTACTCTCCATCACCCTTAAGGCGGCCCTTTCACTCTTACACAGTATCATCATATCATCCGCATACCGAACGAAACGATGACCTCGCTTTTCAAGTTCCCTGTCACTTTCGTTCAGCATGATGTTGCTCAACAGTGGTGACAACGGTCCACCCTGAGGTACTCCGATGGTCGTTTCCTGTCTGATGCCATCGACCATGACTCCGGCTTTCAGGTATTTGTACAGCAGAGATATGACTCGTCCATCCTTAATCGTCTCGCTCACCAGTTGCAGTAATCTGCTCTGGGGAACGGTGTCAAAGAATTTCTCCAAGTCCATATCCACCACCCATACGTATCCTTCACGGGCATGCTCGATACACTTTTCCAATGCATCGTGTGCACTCCTTCCGGGTCTGAAACCAAAACTCGATTCACTGAATTTCGGTTCATAGATCCTTGTGAGTACCTGCACGATTGCCATCTGGATTCCCCTGTCTATGACAGTCGGAATTCCAAGGTCCCTTGTCTTGCCGTTATCTTTAGGTATTTCCACCCTCCGTACCGGCTGTGGCTTGTACGTCCCTTCCAATAGACTCTGGCGTACCATGCTGTAGTTGTTCTGGAGGTACTGAGTGAGTTCCTCAGTCTTCATCCCATCTACCCCGCCTGCTCCTTTCTTGCCCGCAACCTTCATGAATGCTGTCCGCATATTCTGGAGACTGACAATGTGGTCCAGTGTCTTTGTCAGGAGACTCTCTTCTTCACTAGTGATCGTTGGTTGATTTCCTTCCTCTGGGTTCTTCCTCACAGACACAGACGCTGTTTTCCTACCTTCGCCTTCCGGGCTATCCTCAGAAAACAGTCCTTCGAGTTGAAGTTGGCTGTCTTTTACGTTCTGTTTGGGTACTTCCATTTTCCGGTCCTCCATTCCGGTTCAGTCCTTCCCATCTCTCCACTAGTACAAGCGATGGTACTGTGACCTCTGCTGACTTCTCTACATTCGTTGTTACTACGTCGTCATAAGCGATATTGCAGCCTCGTACGCTGTAGAGACCTCCCGAGGTAAGATGCTTATCTTTCCTCCCATGTAGCCACTGAATTTACCGCCTCAGGCTCCGTACAGTGTTGGACTTCGTTCTGTATTGCAAACTCAGCCACCTGAAACAGCCTCATATTCAGTTCGTGTTCCTTGGCTCGGGATTTTGCCTCCGGCTTCCTTCAGATTCCACCTCGCGATGAACACCCTTGCCTTCAGCTAGTGGTAGGCACTGCAACCCCCACAGAGAACTTTCACCTCCTAGATAAGCACCATGCTCGGCGCACAATAGAAAACCCCTGTGCAAACCTTAACACAGGGATTTCTAGTTACTTCAGATTATGCGCTTTTTACCACTTTTCTTTGTTTTTTATCACGATTTTCTGAGGATCGAGCATTAATTCGCTGCTGTGTTTGGTCAAGAATTACTGCAGCAAGAATTACTAACCCTTTGATTACATTCTGCCAGAACTCAGATACACCGAGCATTACCAGACCATCACTCAATACACCAATTACAAAAGCACCGATGATGGTGCCCCCAATGCTGCCGATTCCTCCTGAAAGACTCGTACCGCCCAGTACAGCTGCAGCAATGGCATTCATCTCATAGCTTTCTCCTGTCGCTGGATGAGCAGCTACTAATTGGCTGGCAATAATCAGACCAACCAGGGCAGAAGTAAAGCCAGAGAACATATAGACTAGGGTTGTTACTTTCTTAACCTGAATTCCTGACAACTCTGCGGCCCGTTGATTCCCACCAATGGCGTATATATGCCTGCCAAATGGAGTTTTCTTTGCAACATATATTGTAATTAGCATCAATACGATCATCAACCAAACGGATAAGGGCATACCAAGAAATCTACCAGCGCCAAGGATTGGAAAACCTGTATTTCCAAGTTCTGGTTTTCCTTGAAGGTTAGGAAATGTTGCACCACCCGATCGAATATTTGCAAATCCTCTTGCAATGTACATCATCCCTAGCGTTCCAATAAAAGGGGCAACATTCAGCCTTGTGATAAGCAATCCATTCACCCCACCAATGGCAGTACCGAGAACTAGGCAAACTAAGATGACTAGAGGAACATGCAAGTACAAAGTTCCCCCAAACATATTGAGAACAATACCTTCGTTAATGAGACCACCTGCGATCATACCACAGAGTCCTACAATAGAACCTACTGATAAATCTATTCCACCTGTCAAGATGACAAAAGTCATTCCAATTGCCATGATTCCAGTAATCGCAACATGTTTAGCTATAGTCATGAGGTTTACAGGGTGAAGGAAATTTATACCACGTGTAGAATTCAATAACACTGTGAAAACTATTACTAAAAGCACAAGGGCAATAATTGTCCTCAACTTGAGTAAAATCATACCGATAGAGAAATCATTATTTTTAATGGCATTCTTCATTTGTCTTTTCCTCCGAACCTCTGCACTGTAGTCATATGCCCTATAGTTGAAGCATTTACAATATTTTCTTCTGTAATCTCTTCCTTACCAAAATTACCTGTAATCTTGCCTTTGGAAAGAACGATCACTCTGTCACAAATTGCTAACAGTTCTTTCAACTCACTTGTAACCATGATAATTGCAAGCCCTTCCTGAGCTAAATTATTCATGATATTAAAAATCTCACCTTTTGCTCCAACATCGATACCCCTTGTGGGCTCGTCCAAGAGTAATACTTTCGGCTGGGTTAGGAGACTTTTCCCAAATACTACTTTCTGTTGGTTCCCTCCACTAAGAGACATGATTGAATTTTCTGGATTGGAAGTCTTGATTGACATGCTTGAAATTGTTTCATTTACACAGCTTGACTCATTACTTCCGCTGATGTGTATCTTTTGTTTCACTATTCTCCAGAGGCCCGGTAATGTAAGGTTATGAGAAACACTCATTGTTTGTACAATCCCCTCTCGCTGCCTATCTTCAGGAACCAGAGCAATTCCTTTTCTAATTCTTGATTTAATATCGGGTTCTCCAAGTAGTTCATTCTCAAGATATATTTCACCGTGAGCATCTGTATGAAGCCCCATAATTGATTCCAATGTTTCTGTCCGCCCTGCTCCTAAAAGCCCATATATGCCAAGAACCTCTCCCTTTCGTACGTCAAAAGAAATACTTTTCAATAAGGGTTCCTCAGCAGGCCCATGAAAAAAAAGATCTCTTACTTCTAGGACGACATTTCCAATCATGCGTTTTCCAGAATGAAATATTTTACTTGCTTCACCTCCGACCATAGAAGAGATAATCCATTGAAGATTTACATCACTCATTGGCTTTTCCGTAATTAACTCGCCATCACGTAAAACAGTGATGTAATCACCAATCTGTATTAGTTCTTCTAGCCGATGGGAGATGTAAATGATAGAAACCCCGTTTGATTTCAATTCATCAATAATTTTAAATAATATTTCAACTTCTGTTTTTGAGAGTGCAGAAGTGGGTTCATCCATAATAAGTATGTTAATATCCTCAGCTAAAGCACGAGCTATTTCCACTATCTGCTGTTGACCGACTTTCAAGGAACTAATCTTTCTTTTAGGATTGATATCTTGTTCTAGTTTTCTCAGTAACTCCTTTGCTTTCTGTTCTTGGGTTTTGTGATCAATCCACCCTTTGTTTTTTAACAGTTCCTTATTCATAAAGATGTTTTCAGCCACATTGAGGTTAGGGAAGAGACTTAGCTCCTGATAGATAATCCCTATACCTTTCTGTGTAGCTGTCTTTGGAGTTAGATGAGTTAATTCTTCATCGCGCAAGTAGAATTTTCCACTTGTAGGAGTCTCTACGCCAGACAGTATTTTCATAAGCGTAGATTTCCCTGCACCATTTTCCCCTACCAGCACATTCACCTTGCCCTCATAAACATTAAAATCAACCCCTTTTAATGCCGTGGTACCAGGATACACTTTCCGGATATTTTCTGCCCGAAGAATTACTTGATCACTCATTCGCATCACCACTACTTAACTCTAGTTGAACTGGTGTTATCATTACTTCTTCTGATCCATCAAAGAGAGTAAATGCACCAAGAAAATCAACAACCATACCAGACTTCCATGAATCATCAACTGAAGGAACAATATTGTCTCTGATATAGAAATTGATTTCTCGTGAGATATTTGCGAATTCAATTTGGTTGTTGAAATCGTCGAACTTAATAA is from uncultured Sphaerochaeta sp. and encodes:
- a CDS encoding sugar ABC transporter ATP-binding protein: MSDQVILRAENIRKVYPGTTALKGVDFNVYEGKVNVLVGENGAGKSTLMKILSGVETPTSGKFYLRDEELTHLTPKTATQKGIGIIYQELSLFPNLNVAENIFMNKELLKNKGWIDHKTQEQKAKELLRKLEQDINPKRKISSLKVGQQQIVEIARALAEDINILIMDEPTSALSKTEVEILFKIIDELKSNGVSIIYISHRLEELIQIGDYITVLRDGELITEKPMSDVNLQWIISSMVGGEASKIFHSGKRMIGNVVLEVRDLFFHGPAEEPLLKSISFDVRKGEVLGIYGLLGAGRTETLESIMGLHTDAHGEIYLENELLGEPDIKSRIRKGIALVPEDRQREGIVQTMSVSHNLTLPGLWRIVKQKIHISGSNESSCVNETISSMSIKTSNPENSIMSLSGGNQQKVVFGKSLLTQPKVLLLDEPTRGIDVGAKGEIFNIMNNLAQEGLAIIMVTSELKELLAICDRVIVLSKGKITGNFGKEEITEENIVNASTIGHMTTVQRFGGKDK
- a CDS encoding sodium ion-translocating decarboxylase subunit beta — encoded protein: MDFLLEGLLNTTWKQLVMFGVGGLLIYLAIAKKLEPSLLLPMGFGAILVNLPFSGAITQMMEGIGEVPGILDWLFELGIESAEALPLLLFIGIGAMIDFGPLLANPKLILFGAAAQWGIFATISVATLLGFNLIDAASIGIIGAADGPTSILVSQVLGSKYVGPIAIAAYSYMAMVPIIQPFAIKLVTTKNERMIKMPYNPRSVSKRAKILFPIIVTVVAGYVAPASVSLVGMLMFGNLIRECTVLDTLSTAAQTVLVNLITLLLGITIASTMKAESFVTIQTIMIMGLGLLAFIFDTIAGVVFAKILNLFVKQKVNPMVGAAGISAFPMSARVIQRLGQQADPQNHLLMHAVGANVAGQIASVIAGGVILGLVPGLL
- a CDS encoding GNAT family N-acetyltransferase, encoding MLLTNKDIPAIRAYIAEEKEMNLFIEGDIEQYGLETETVSIWAFGEDWDCLLLRYYSNFIISSNKDQFDVQAVAYFLQDQEIQCISAKETILEQLAPYYPTLPFQGTYLCRLEKEHSKKIKTGTEDIRKLDSSHSQDIVDLYKLIEEFAKPYIEHEEEKLAQTRENYENGCEGYGIFKDDILVCTAYTTAKTSSGAMIIGVATHPAYRKRGYASMVMNHICEQGFKNGLSFLCLFYDNPAAGAIYHRIGFETIGRWAMMKF
- a CDS encoding NAD(P)-dependent alcohol dehydrogenase, translated to MKALVLEEKGRLSVRDFPIEEHMGPHDVTVEVKACGICGSDVHYYTEGAIGDFVVKEPMILGHEAAGIVVAKGEHVTNLEIGDLVCMEPGVPNLQAKQVLEGNYHLDPDISFWATPPIHGCLREQVVHPSRFCFKLPKGVSVQEGAMMEPLATGIEAAKKAQVTPGDTALVVGAGTIGIMVAISCLAAGCSKVFISDVKEEKLAIAASYKNIIPINVANQDLQATILAETNNEGVDRLFEASGSPRVYPSFFRCAKRGATVVLVGMMNGTVPLDVSLLQVRGLRIETLFRYTNTFDRAVALVANGSIDVKPLISKVFPFEKAIEAYEYAAKGHQDVVKVMIEL
- a CDS encoding FadR/GntR family transcriptional regulator; translation: MRSGDNKGQSLRVQIFEKLKNRIEAGTWEVGSKFPSENQLCNEYNVSRVTIRAAIQQLEAVGLVQTHQGGRTVVVRTHVRGAVSVLNPLQISNHEINIVKVLEYRMVVEKGTIGLAVQHITEDDLIALEEIFNMMLVHHDDIKKFSQADYLFHRKIAESSKNEILIQANQGIEEVLSSTMDTIVSLLGCAIGIRYHRLLLAALRVHDKATCEQLMEEHLQATIDGIKNFLEISKDPKEDEGE
- a CDS encoding DctP family TRAP transporter solute-binding subunit, which encodes MKKMMTVFLLVMIVSFLFIGCEKKATAAASTAGTMPAATTAQTSSTTATSAAPAAEEKIAVSVKKEVRTVDPDYTIRFAYYDAATWPNISKTPLPEHAYGLVFKSIVESNSNGKVAVELYPGNALGDTKATMEMAMSGGIEMVTTTGTISSLMPETQVIFLPYVFKSDEIAWDFFDTSDLWKEMTAELEEISGLKMLSVGQNGTRHFTNNVRPIRTPADMKGLKFRVMQSPIYVKMVEAMGAAATPLASGEIYTACQTGVVDGQENPIWNIAANKWNEVQKYITLDGHTWSENFVLINSDFWNSLPAEYQHIIEIAAYHAQTADRASEALASRVLDFEAVKNTMEVYVPTAEELELFKEAAAPTYDWLRGEVGDEIVDEFLAEVKKSEAKFGW
- a CDS encoding ABC transporter permease → MKNAIKNNDFSIGMILLKLRTIIALVLLVIVFTVLLNSTRGINFLHPVNLMTIAKHVAITGIMAIGMTFVILTGGIDLSVGSIVGLCGMIAGGLINEGIVLNMFGGTLYLHVPLVILVCLVLGTAIGGVNGLLITRLNVAPFIGTLGMMYIARGFANIRSGGATFPNLQGKPELGNTGFPILGAGRFLGMPLSVWLMIVLMLITIYVAKKTPFGRHIYAIGGNQRAAELSGIQVKKVTTLVYMFSGFTSALVGLIIASQLVAAHPATGESYEMNAIAAAVLGGTSLSGGIGSIGGTIIGAFVIGVLSDGLVMLGVSEFWQNVIKGLVILAAVILDQTQQRINARSSENRDKKQRKVVKSA
- the ltrA gene encoding group II intron reverse transcriptase/maturase, with protein sequence MEVPKQNVKDSQLQLEGLFSEDSPEGEGRKTASVSVRKNPEEGNQPTITSEEESLLTKTLDHIVSLQNMRTAFMKVAGKKGAGGVDGMKTEELTQYLQNNYSMVRQSLLEGTYKPQPVRRVEIPKDNGKTRDLGIPTVIDRGIQMAIVQVLTRIYEPKFSESSFGFRPGRSAHDALEKCIEHAREGYVWVVDMDLEKFFDTVPQSRLLQLVSETIKDGRVISLLYKYLKAGVMVDGIRQETTIGVPQGGPLSPLLSNIMLNESDRELEKRGHRFVRYADDMMILCKSERAALRVMESTTKFLEKKLKLKVNREKTVVRRITNDIKFLGYGFYSSGEVKLKVHPQSWKKLRTKLKEILNKNNGWSYEFRKMRLAYLVRGWVNYFRLANAKQRLLQLDEWIRHKIRAVILKANWRVRSRYRLFRQQGVKHEEALSVADARQGTWALSGYWKVSRWLSVDVLRAHGYLFFSDMYGKLHRVM